The following are encoded in a window of Caldicellulosiruptor danielii genomic DNA:
- a CDS encoding MBL fold metallo-hydrolase RNA specificity domain-containing protein: protein MKITFIGGAQSVTGSCYLFELEEKKFLVDCGMFQGGLTEELLNYESFPFNPSEIEFVILSHAHIDHSGRIPKLYKDGFRGVIFATDATMDLCSIMLPDSAHIQENEIEWKNRKRKREGKEQLLPLYTLEDAENVLKHFRGVKYGQKIQIDKNLSFIFKDAGHMLGSAIVELYIKENDKEYKLVFSGDLGNRNVPILKDPAIIDGCDYLFIESTYGNRLHVDVENKSKKLIDIISTTISNGGKVIIPSFAVGRTQEILYEIAKEISTDSAEAKIIRNVEIFVDSPLATSATTIYKKHIDYFDAEAAMFIKNGIYPLEPPNLKFIKSVDESKWLNEYDKSCIIISSSGMCEAGRIKHHLKHNLWNEKNTVLFVGYQAPNTLGRKILDGQKKVKIFGEEVEVKAKIEYIEAYSGHADKGGLFSWIEQMSEKPKKIFVVHGEKEVQLEFAKELQNQFNTDVIVPARGEMYEIAPEYVAPSERLFSELPPFINLSVLAQIEEIEYELDRLKEGIKNSTISSERLFALNSNLEELRYLLSLVLNDY, encoded by the coding sequence TTGAAGATAACGTTTATAGGTGGAGCTCAGAGTGTGACAGGTTCATGCTACCTTTTTGAGCTTGAAGAAAAAAAATTTCTGGTAGATTGTGGTATGTTTCAAGGTGGTTTAACTGAAGAACTTCTTAACTATGAATCATTTCCTTTTAATCCGTCGGAAATTGAATTTGTCATCCTTTCTCACGCCCATATTGACCACAGTGGAAGAATCCCCAAACTCTATAAAGATGGCTTTAGAGGAGTAATTTTCGCAACAGATGCGACAATGGACCTGTGTAGTATTATGTTGCCAGATAGCGCTCATATTCAGGAAAATGAAATTGAGTGGAAGAATAGAAAAAGGAAAAGAGAAGGGAAAGAGCAGCTGCTGCCGCTTTATACTTTAGAAGATGCCGAAAATGTCTTGAAACATTTCAGAGGCGTAAAATATGGTCAGAAAATTCAAATAGACAAAAATTTGAGTTTTATTTTTAAAGATGCAGGACACATGCTTGGTTCAGCTATAGTTGAGCTTTATATAAAAGAAAATGATAAGGAGTACAAACTTGTTTTTTCTGGTGATTTAGGGAATAGAAATGTTCCTATTTTGAAGGACCCTGCCATAATAGATGGTTGTGATTATCTCTTCATTGAAAGTACTTACGGTAATAGGCTTCATGTAGATGTTGAAAACAAATCTAAGAAACTTATAGATATCATCAGTACAACTATTTCAAATGGCGGAAAGGTTATAATTCCATCTTTTGCAGTTGGAAGAACACAGGAAATATTATATGAGATTGCAAAAGAAATTAGTACTGATTCTGCAGAGGCTAAAATTATAAGAAATGTAGAGATTTTTGTTGACAGCCCGCTTGCAACTTCTGCAACTACCATCTACAAAAAACATATAGATTATTTTGATGCAGAGGCAGCTATGTTTATAAAAAATGGTATATATCCTCTTGAACCACCTAATTTGAAGTTTATAAAATCTGTTGATGAGTCTAAGTGGTTAAATGAGTATGATAAAAGCTGTATAATAATCTCTTCAAGCGGGATGTGTGAAGCAGGAAGGATAAAACATCATCTTAAGCATAATTTGTGGAATGAGAAAAACACTGTGCTTTTTGTTGGATATCAGGCACCAAACACGCTTGGGAGAAAGATTTTAGATGGTCAGAAAAAAGTAAAGATATTTGGTGAAGAAGTAGAAGTAAAGGCCAAGATAGAGTATATCGAGGCATATTCTGGTCATGCAGACAAAGGTGGGCTTTTTTCTTGGATTGAACAGATGAGCGAAAAACCAAAGAAGATTTTTGTGGTCCATGGCGAAAAGGAAGTTCAGCTCGAATTTGCAAAAGAGCTCCAAAACCAGTTTAACACAGATGTTATTGTTCCTGCGCGTGGCGAGATGTACGAAATTGCACCTGAGTATGTTGCGCCAAGTGAAAGGTTGTTCTCAGAACTTCCTCCATTTATCAATCTTTCAGTACTTGCTCAAATTGAAGAGATTGAATATGAACTTGACAGGCTAAAAGAAGGTATAAAAAACTCTACTATTTCTTCAGAAAGGCTATTTGCTCTCAATTCGAATTTAGAAGAGTTAAGGTACCTTCTCAGCCTTGTGTTGAATGATTACTAA
- the aroC gene encoding chorismate synthase, with the protein MRFLDAGETHGKALIAIVEGFPAHVKIDIENINRILQLRQRGYGRGKRMEIEKDRVTILSGIRNSFTTGAPITLMIENRDYENWKSFMDAMQCDVDTKKVTVPRPGHADLAGCLKYEFDDARNVLERASARETAIRVAVGALCEELLKMFGIKLYNHVVEIGRVRLTKSYSFDDTELFEHALSSSELFCIDKEAEIQMKQEIDIARQIGDSVGGVAEVICKNVPYGLGSHVHWDRRLDAQIAQAVMSIQSVKGVEIGLGFEAARRFGSEVHDEIYYDDKIGFYRKTNNAGGIEGGISNGMDIVVRAAFKPIPTLYKPLKSVDIRTFQPAEAAVERSDICAVPAGSIVMRAAVAYVLANVLIERLGGDSAKTMLETFKRIYNKE; encoded by the coding sequence ATGAGATTTTTAGACGCTGGTGAGACACATGGAAAAGCTCTAATAGCCATAGTAGAAGGATTTCCTGCACATGTAAAAATAGACATAGAAAATATAAACCGTATTTTACAACTGCGCCAGAGAGGTTATGGCAGAGGAAAACGAATGGAAATAGAAAAGGACAGAGTAACAATTTTATCAGGAATCAGAAATTCTTTTACCACAGGAGCCCCCATTACATTGATGATTGAAAATAGAGACTATGAAAACTGGAAAAGTTTTATGGATGCAATGCAGTGTGATGTAGATACCAAAAAAGTGACAGTTCCACGGCCTGGTCATGCAGATTTGGCTGGCTGTTTAAAATATGAGTTTGATGATGCAAGAAATGTATTGGAAAGAGCCAGTGCAAGAGAAACTGCTATAAGGGTAGCAGTTGGAGCTCTTTGTGAAGAACTTTTAAAAATGTTTGGCATTAAACTTTACAACCACGTTGTTGAAATTGGGAGGGTGCGGCTTACAAAATCATATTCATTTGATGACACAGAACTTTTTGAACATGCTTTATCTTCTTCAGAGCTATTTTGTATTGACAAAGAAGCTGAAATACAAATGAAGCAGGAGATTGATATAGCAAGACAAATAGGTGACAGCGTAGGTGGGGTTGCTGAGGTAATTTGCAAAAATGTTCCATACGGTCTTGGCAGCCATGTTCACTGGGACAGAAGGCTTGATGCGCAAATTGCTCAGGCAGTTATGAGTATTCAGTCTGTCAAAGGTGTTGAAATTGGTTTGGGTTTTGAAGCAGCAAGGCGGTTTGGTTCTGAAGTTCATGATGAAATTTATTATGATGATAAGATAGGTTTTTATCGAAAGACAAACAATGCAGGTGGTATAGAAGGCGGAATCTCAAATGGCATGGATATTGTTGTTCGGGCTGCTTTCAAGCCAATTCCAACGCTCTATAAGCCTCTCAAAAGTGTAGATATAAGAACTTTTCAACCTGCTGAGGCAGCCGTTGAAAGGTCTGACATATGTGCTGTGCCGGCAGGAAGTATTGTCATGAGAGCGGCAGTTGCATATGTTCTGGCAAATGTTTTAATTGAACGATTAGGAGGAGATTCTGCCAAGACTATGTTAGAGACTTTCAAAAGAATTTATAATAAAGAGTAA
- a CDS encoding D-alanyl-D-alanine carboxypeptidase family protein, which translates to MRVRVFAQIFVIVVTITFCKACYAHEKRNLPQVSSKSAVAIEWITGKILFEKNMDLKLPMASTTKIMTAILVLENCDVNKEIEIPPQAVGVPGSSMYLEKGEKLKILDLLYGLMLSSGNDAAVALAIVTAGDVKRFVNRMNMKAKELGLSNTVFSSPHGLEQGQHFTTAHDLARLAAYAMKNPIFRQIVKTTEKEVPWTTRPYNRILRNKNKMLKLYPGAEGIKTGFTRKAGRCLVTSACRDDFRVICVVLNAPDMWNDTRKILDYCYSNFKVVKLLPCEIGYVKVKNGKSDWVKVGTTYQRYWIVESSCLPKLEVLLQTAEAPIEKNKVVGRLNVYLKNEKQSIPLVALQECSRKSLWDKIKEKLFEKRMRQK; encoded by the coding sequence ATGAGAGTAAGGGTGTTTGCTCAGATATTTGTAATAGTAGTAACCATAACATTTTGTAAGGCATGCTATGCACATGAAAAAAGGAATTTACCCCAGGTAAGCTCTAAATCTGCCGTAGCCATTGAGTGGATAACAGGAAAGATTCTCTTTGAAAAAAACATGGATTTAAAACTTCCGATGGCAAGTACAACCAAAATAATGACAGCAATTTTGGTGTTAGAAAACTGTGATGTAAACAAAGAAATTGAAATTCCTCCACAGGCTGTGGGAGTTCCAGGCTCATCTATGTACCTTGAAAAAGGGGAAAAACTAAAAATATTAGACCTTTTATATGGACTTATGCTTTCTTCTGGGAATGATGCTGCTGTTGCCTTGGCAATTGTAACAGCCGGTGATGTAAAAAGATTTGTTAATCGTATGAACATGAAAGCAAAAGAGCTTGGACTTTCAAACACTGTATTTTCGTCTCCTCATGGCTTAGAACAAGGTCAGCACTTTACAACAGCTCATGACCTGGCAAGACTTGCTGCATATGCCATGAAGAATCCAATCTTTAGACAGATTGTAAAGACCACAGAAAAGGAAGTACCATGGACAACAAGACCCTACAATAGAATACTGAGAAATAAAAACAAAATGTTAAAGTTATATCCTGGTGCTGAAGGTATAAAGACTGGATTTACAAGAAAGGCTGGCAGGTGTCTCGTCACTTCTGCTTGCAGAGATGATTTTAGAGTCATATGTGTGGTTTTAAATGCTCCGGATATGTGGAATGATACAAGAAAGATTCTCGACTATTGTTATAGCAATTTTAAAGTTGTAAAGCTTCTACCTTGCGAAATAGGGTATGTAAAAGTTAAAAATGGAAAAAGTGATTGGGTAAAAGTTGGAACAACATATCAACGATACTGGATAGTAGAATCAAGTTGTCTGCCCAAATTGGAAGTACTTTTGCAGACAGCAGAGGCACCTATTGAAAAAAACAAGGTGGTTGGTAGGTTGAATGTATATCTCAAAAATGAAAAACAGAGCATCCCACTTGTAGCATTGCAAGAATGCTCAAGAAAATCTTTATGGGATAAAATAAAAGAAAAATTGTTTGAAAAGAGGATGAGACAAAAATAA
- a CDS encoding HPr family phosphocarrier protein, which yields MKTVTVKLNTIDAVKNFVNIVSKYPFDIDLTSGRYVVDAKSIMGIFSLDLSKPIKVEIHSDNCDDLLKELEPFMEK from the coding sequence ATGAAAACAGTAACAGTAAAGCTGAACACAATCGATGCCGTCAAGAATTTTGTCAACATTGTTAGCAAGTACCCGTTTGATATTGACCTTACATCAGGAAGGTATGTTGTTGACGCAAAATCTATCATGGGAATATTCAGTTTAGACCTCAGCAAACCTATCAAGGTAGAGATTCACTCAGACAATTGCGACGACTTACTCAAAGAGCTCGAACCGTTTATGGAAAAATAA
- the mtaB gene encoding tRNA (N(6)-L-threonylcarbamoyladenosine(37)-C(2))-methylthiotransferase MtaB: MKIAFYTLGCKVNQYETQAVAELFKENGFEIVDFDSKADVYVINTCTVTNISDRKSRQAIKKAKKLSPQSIVVVMGCYPQVYPKEVEKIEDVDIIIGTKDRQRIVDYVRQYLEDKKKIVAIDGEYKREAFEELKISEFNDRSRAFIKIEEGCDQFCSYCIIPYARGAVRSRSLKSIEEEVRRLVQKGYKEFVMTGINISAYGKDLEGKVTLIDVIEKVNGIEGVKRIRLSSLEPVIMNDEFIERLLGFDKLCHHLHLSLQSGSDKILKLMNRHYTTDQYRSIVERVRQKWDDVAFTTDIIVGFPGETEEDFNDTVKFVQTIGFSRIHVFRFSPKKGTKAYEMSNQVDNKEKERRSKIMKEVAKDLSYQFHRKFVDNTLEVLIEQDSDFDGYYEGYSGNYIRTLIRKSHMIVPGEIYKVKIIQAYEQYVKGEIIQ, translated from the coding sequence TTGAAGATTGCTTTTTATACACTTGGATGTAAGGTCAACCAGTATGAAACCCAAGCAGTAGCTGAACTTTTTAAAGAAAACGGGTTTGAGATTGTCGACTTTGACAGCAAGGCAGACGTGTACGTGATAAATACCTGTACAGTTACCAACATAAGCGATAGAAAGTCAAGACAGGCAATAAAAAAGGCTAAAAAACTTTCTCCGCAAAGTATTGTAGTTGTGATGGGATGCTATCCGCAAGTGTATCCCAAAGAGGTTGAAAAGATAGAAGATGTAGATATCATAATTGGAACCAAAGATAGACAAAGAATTGTTGATTATGTTAGACAATATTTGGAAGACAAAAAGAAAATTGTAGCAATAGATGGAGAATACAAAAGAGAAGCATTTGAAGAGCTTAAGATATCAGAATTTAATGATCGCAGTCGTGCTTTTATAAAGATAGAAGAAGGTTGTGACCAGTTTTGTTCTTATTGTATAATCCCATATGCAAGGGGGGCGGTTAGAAGTAGAAGTTTAAAGAGCATAGAAGAAGAGGTCAGAAGGCTTGTTCAGAAAGGATATAAAGAGTTTGTCATGACAGGAATTAATATCTCAGCTTATGGGAAGGATTTGGAGGGGAAGGTAACACTTATAGATGTTATTGAGAAAGTAAATGGGATTGAAGGTGTTAAGAGAATTAGACTAAGTTCTCTCGAGCCGGTTATAATGAATGATGAGTTTATAGAAAGGTTGCTTGGTTTTGACAAACTATGCCATCATTTACATCTTTCCCTTCAGAGTGGCAGCGATAAAATATTGAAACTTATGAACAGGCATTATACTACAGACCAGTACCGAAGCATAGTAGAAAGAGTAAGACAAAAATGGGATGATGTTGCATTTACTACCGATATCATAGTGGGATTTCCTGGTGAGACAGAAGAAGATTTTAATGATACAGTAAAGTTTGTGCAGACAATTGGTTTTTCACGAATTCACGTGTTTAGATTTTCACCAAAGAAAGGTACCAAAGCTTATGAGATGTCAAACCAGGTAGATAACAAAGAGAAAGAAAGACGAAGCAAGATAATGAAAGAAGTGGCAAAAGACCTTTCATATCAATTTCACAGAAAGTTTGTAGACAACACATTAGAGGTTTTAATTGAACAGGATTCTGATTTTGACGGATATTATGAAGGATATTCAGGAAATTATATTCGTACGTTAATAAGAAAAAGTCATATGATAGTACCTGGTGAAATTTACAAAGTTAAAATTATACAGGCTTATGAACAATATGTCAAAGGAGAAATAATCCAATAA
- the pheS gene encoding phenylalanine--tRNA ligase subunit alpha, whose amino-acid sequence MNTDITNLKNQCMEELLKIRSLQELEEFQVKYLGKKGVLKNELKKLSSLEPEIRSKIGKELNSLREYLEENIVTLRKRFLEEEKQKRIQSERIDVTIPGKRVEIGAIHILSQVQNEIAEIFLNMGYEIAEGPEVELDYYNFEALNIPADHPARDTQDTFYISDDVLLRTHTSPVQIRVMKSKKPPIKIISPGRVYRSDEVDSTHSPIFHQIEGLFVDKGVTMADLKGTLEVFAKRFFGEQTKVRFRPHHFPFTEPSAEVDISCIFCGGKGCRTCKGEGWIEILGAGMVHRKVLLNCGIDPDVFTGFAFGMGVERIALLKYEIEDIRLFYENDLRFLKQFR is encoded by the coding sequence TTGAACACTGACATAACAAATTTGAAAAACCAATGTATGGAAGAACTATTAAAAATCAGAAGTTTGCAAGAACTTGAAGAATTTCAGGTGAAGTACTTGGGTAAAAAGGGTGTTTTGAAAAATGAACTGAAAAAGCTTTCTTCACTTGAACCAGAAATCCGCTCTAAAATTGGGAAAGAATTAAATAGTTTGAGAGAGTACCTTGAGGAAAATATTGTTACCCTGCGAAAAAGGTTTTTGGAGGAAGAGAAACAAAAAAGAATACAAAGTGAACGCATTGATGTTACTATACCTGGCAAAAGAGTGGAGATAGGCGCCATTCACATTCTCTCTCAAGTTCAAAATGAAATAGCAGAAATCTTTCTGAACATGGGATATGAAATTGCAGAAGGCCCTGAAGTAGAACTTGATTATTACAACTTTGAAGCACTAAATATTCCTGCTGACCATCCTGCAAGAGATACACAGGATACTTTTTATATTTCTGACGATGTGCTTTTAAGGACGCATACTTCCCCTGTTCAAATCAGGGTCATGAAAAGTAAAAAACCCCCAATTAAGATAATTTCCCCAGGAAGGGTATACAGGTCAGACGAGGTAGATAGCACACACTCTCCAATTTTTCACCAAATAGAAGGACTGTTTGTTGACAAAGGGGTTACAATGGCTGATTTGAAAGGGACACTTGAAGTATTTGCAAAGAGATTTTTCGGTGAACAGACGAAGGTCAGGTTTAGACCGCACCATTTTCCGTTTACTGAACCGTCGGCCGAGGTTGATATTTCATGTATCTTCTGTGGAGGGAAAGGATGCAGAACATGTAAGGGTGAAGGCTGGATAGAAATCCTTGGTGCAGGAATGGTTCACAGAAAGGTCCTTTTGAACTGTGGAATTGACCCAGATGTATTTACTGGTTTTGCGTTTGGTATGGGAGTTGAAAGAATAGCGCTTTTGAAATATGAGATTGAAGATATCAGACTCTTTTACGAAAATGATTTAAGGTTTTTGAAACAATTCAGATAA
- the pheT gene encoding phenylalanine--tRNA ligase subunit beta, with amino-acid sequence MKVSLEWLKSFVDIECSVDELVDKLTMSGTKVEGYEKRLENIKNVVVGKVLEISLHPHNQNLFVCKVDTRDKILTIITAAKNVTPGSYVPVAKPGAVLANGKTIDALEFKGIVSEGMLCSLEELGLTRGEFSYADENGIFILEDMNDSMIGNDIKIALGIDDVIIDFEITSNRPDCFSVLGIAREIAAILNKPLKFPSLSFKETDEPVKNYIDGIEIQNKKICRRYMGRVIKNVKIEESPLWLRRRLVACGIRPINNIVDVTNYVMLEMGQPLHAFDLNKICGRNVFVRLASDGEKIVTLDGAERILRSSDIVIADEKRAIAVAGVMGGLDTEVDDATTLVLLESATFNPAMVRRTARYLGLRTEASNRFEKGLSPYFAEVAIKRACALIEQIGAGEVVKGAVDTYVDPWQQVEVKADFSYIEKLLGLRIEKGEVLDILSRLEIKYDEEKKVFIIPPFRTDIEDMADISEEVIRIYGYDKLPSRVFMGNAISSGLTQKQKMINSIKNFLANSGYYEIYSYSFESPKVYDVLKGYNLDDAVKISNPLGEDFSIMRMQLLSSILKTIYLNISRNIKDVKIFELSTVFRKSAEKLPYEKLVLAVGSSAQDFYSLKGVLENLFDMLRIKDVKFSSQHKNPNMHPTRSAKIYTKESFLIGYIGEVHPDILERFEVPTRVVYAELFIDELLEAEKKEKRYAPLPKYPAVERDYAFVVPDDVESRVIEEIFKKYSSDILEEFRLFDVYKGQQIKPGFKSYAYKAVFRSKSKTLSDSDINQIQEKILDELKNYNIGLRE; translated from the coding sequence TTGAAGGTTTCATTGGAATGGTTAAAAAGCTTTGTTGACATAGAGTGTTCGGTGGATGAGCTTGTTGACAAACTTACTATGAGCGGAACAAAGGTGGAGGGATATGAAAAAAGACTTGAAAATATTAAGAATGTAGTGGTGGGCAAAGTTTTAGAAATCTCTTTGCACCCTCACAACCAAAATCTCTTTGTTTGCAAAGTAGATACAAGAGATAAAATACTTACAATAATAACTGCAGCAAAGAATGTAACGCCAGGCTCGTATGTCCCTGTGGCAAAGCCAGGAGCTGTCTTGGCAAATGGCAAAACAATTGATGCTCTTGAGTTCAAAGGGATAGTATCCGAAGGTATGTTGTGTTCGTTAGAGGAGCTTGGACTTACCCGCGGTGAGTTTTCATATGCTGATGAGAATGGCATATTTATCCTTGAGGATATGAATGACAGCATGATAGGGAATGACATAAAGATTGCACTTGGAATAGATGATGTGATAATTGATTTTGAAATAACTTCAAACAGGCCCGACTGTTTTAGCGTTTTGGGTATTGCAAGAGAGATAGCTGCTATTTTGAACAAACCTCTTAAATTTCCAAGTTTAAGTTTCAAAGAGACGGATGAACCTGTAAAAAATTATATAGATGGTATTGAAATTCAAAACAAAAAGATTTGTAGAAGATATATGGGAAGAGTGATAAAAAACGTAAAAATTGAGGAGTCGCCTCTGTGGCTAAGAAGAAGACTAGTAGCTTGCGGTATAAGACCAATAAATAATATTGTCGACGTGACAAATTATGTAATGCTTGAGATGGGTCAACCTCTTCACGCATTTGACCTCAACAAGATTTGTGGCAGAAACGTTTTTGTAAGACTTGCAAGCGATGGCGAAAAGATTGTAACTCTTGATGGAGCAGAGAGGATTTTGCGGTCATCTGACATTGTTATTGCAGATGAGAAGAGGGCTATAGCAGTTGCAGGAGTGATGGGTGGCTTAGACACTGAGGTTGACGATGCTACAACACTTGTACTATTAGAGTCTGCAACTTTTAATCCTGCAATGGTAAGAAGGACAGCACGATATTTAGGGCTTAGAACAGAGGCTTCAAATAGGTTTGAAAAAGGTTTGAGCCCATACTTTGCAGAGGTTGCAATTAAAAGAGCATGTGCTCTCATTGAACAAATAGGAGCAGGCGAGGTTGTAAAAGGAGCTGTGGATACGTATGTTGACCCATGGCAGCAAGTAGAAGTAAAAGCTGATTTTTCATATATAGAGAAGCTTCTTGGTCTTAGGATTGAAAAAGGTGAGGTTTTGGATATTCTTAGCAGGCTTGAAATAAAGTATGATGAAGAGAAAAAAGTATTTATAATACCACCTTTTAGGACTGACATTGAAGATATGGCCGACATCTCTGAAGAAGTGATAAGAATATATGGGTATGATAAACTACCTTCAAGGGTTTTCATGGGAAATGCTATATCTTCAGGTCTTACCCAAAAGCAAAAAATGATAAATAGTATAAAGAATTTCCTTGCCAATAGTGGTTATTACGAAATTTATTCATATTCATTTGAATCGCCAAAGGTTTATGATGTTTTAAAAGGGTATAACTTGGATGATGCTGTCAAGATATCAAATCCACTCGGTGAAGATTTTTCTATCATGCGAATGCAGCTTTTGTCTTCCATATTAAAAACAATCTATCTCAATATATCGAGAAATATAAAAGATGTAAAAATATTTGAGTTATCTACAGTATTTAGAAAGTCAGCTGAAAAACTTCCGTATGAAAAACTTGTTTTAGCAGTAGGAAGTTCGGCTCAGGATTTTTATTCTCTAAAGGGTGTACTTGAAAATCTTTTTGACATGCTGAGAATAAAAGATGTGAAGTTTTCATCGCAACATAAAAATCCAAATATGCATCCTACACGTTCAGCAAAGATTTATACCAAGGAAAGTTTTCTCATAGGCTACATTGGCGAAGTCCATCCGGATATATTAGAAAGGTTTGAAGTACCCACCAGAGTTGTATATGCAGAACTTTTTATTGATGAGTTGCTTGAAGCTGAGAAGAAAGAAAAGAGATATGCTCCGCTTCCAAAATATCCTGCTGTTGAGAGAGACTACGCATTTGTTGTGCCAGATGATGTAGAAAGCAGGGTAATTGAAGAAATTTTCAAGAAATATAGCTCTGACATTTTAGAAGAGTTTCGTCTGTTTGACGTGTACAAAGGACAACAAATAAAGCCAGGTTTCAAAAGCTATGCATATAAAGCAGTTTTTAGGTCAAAATCAAAAACACTGTCAGATAGTGATATTAACCAGATTCAAGAAAAAATCTTAGATGAGCTTAAAAACTACAATATAGGTTTGCGGGAGTAG